A single region of the Pyricularia oryzae 70-15 chromosome 4, whole genome shotgun sequence genome encodes:
- a CDS encoding tricarboxylate transporter, with protein MQPGEIASSTPHSSPGDSADSSPTVAHRRKTLATISLVTSRTQDCQQNCHWPSFESFRYSTAGPRDELTHCKNPPSPDMAAQPQQQNEKGDAPVAASMKKGPSALRSIIAGSTAGAVEIAITYPAEFAKTRTQLNRNLAEGQKLPWPPFGKQWYAGCTTLIIGNSAKAGIRFVAFDQYKSLLADENGKMSGPRTVLAGFGAGVTESLLAVTPTESIKTTLIEDRKSAKPRLRGFLHAVPIIARERGIKGFFQGFVPTTARQSANSATRFSAYTFLRQMAESYTAPGEKLGTVGTFAVGGVAGLITVYVTQPLDTIKTRMQSSEAKSVYGNSFRCASIIFKQEGILTFWSGALPRLARLIMSGGIVFTMYEKSMDLMGRMDPDGKYI; from the exons ATGCAACCGGGCGAAATCGCAAGCTCCACGCCACATTCAAGCCCTGGGGATTCTGCCGACTCGTCACCAACCGTCGCACATCGGCGCAAAACCCTTGCGACAATCAGTCTCGTGACCTCACGAACCCAAGATTGCCAGCAAAACTGCCATTGGCCCTCATTCGAGTCGTTTCGCTACTCGACGGCAGGTCCTCGAGACGAGCTTACACATTGCAAAAACCCCCCGTCGCCCGACATGGCAGCCCAACCACAGCAGCAGAATGAGAAGGGGGATGCGCCGGTGGCGGCGTCGATGAAGAAGGGTCCCAGCGCACTGAGGTCTATCATTGCCGGGTCTACGGCCGGTGCAGTTGAGATTG CTATTACCTACCCTGCCGAAT TCGCCAAGACACGTACACAATTGAACCGGAATCTCGCCGAGGGACAGAAGCTGCCGTGGCCGCCGTTCGGCAAGCAGTGGTATGCCGGCTGCACGACGCTCATAATAGGAAATTCGGCCAAGGCGGGAATTC GATTTGTTGCCTTTGATCAGTACAAAAGTCTGCTTGCGGACGAGAATGGAAAGATGTCGGGTCCAAGGACAGTCCTGGCTGGCTTTGGCGCGGGTGTCACAGAGTCTCTGCTCGCTGTGACGCCGACGGAGAGTATCAAGACGACCTT AATTGAGGACCGCAAATCGGCAAAGCCACGCCTGCGTGGGTTCCTACATGCCGTGCCCATAATAGCCCGCGAACGTGGCATAAAGGGCTTCTTCCAGGGCTTTGTGCCGACAACGGCAAGACAGTCAGCCAACAGCGCGACGCGCTTTTCGGCCTACACTTTCCTACGGCAGATGGCTGAGTCTTACACGGCGCCAGGGGAGAAGCTTGGCACGGTTGGGACCTTTGCTGTTGGCGGTGTCGCGGGCCTCATCACAGTATACGTCACGCAGCCGCTGGATACCATCAAGACTCGCATGCAGAGCTCGGAGGCTAAGTCCGTCTACGGGAACAGCTTCCGTTGCGCGTCCATCATTTTCAAGCAAGAGGGTATCCTGACCTTTTGGAGCGGCGCGCTGCCTCGCCTGGCAAGGCTGATAATGAGTGGTGGTATTGTGTTCACCATGTACGAGAAGAGCATGGACTTGATGGGACGGATGGACCCGGATGGAAAGTACATCTAA
- a CDS encoding isoflavone reductase — translation MAIHKVVLVGANGDLGGAVLRGLVDAGTFEVKVLKRQSSSSSNDNLPSSVQLLTVPDAWTEPDLTAALRGADAVVACFALREDPPRAHLVLASAAAAAGVTRYIPADFGSVDSRAPRARELVPLFGKKAAVRALLDSLAESTPTFSWTSIVCGHFFDWGLRENFLHVDLKARTHEILDQGEQRSSLSTLAQVGRAVVAILNKTDETRNRTVFIQSFCVSQNDVQAALEKATGTTAGDGEGQWKKTYIPAEQFISEKVVLRDAGDKQAIEDLVFALGVIDGDWEKKDEFSMDLLGLQPEDLDKVVKEVVDEVEKQRSQ, via the coding sequence atggccATCCACAAAGTTGTCCTCGTGGGCGCAAACGGCGACCTAGGAGGAGCCGTTCTGCGCGGGCTGGTCGACGCCGGCACCTTCGAAGTCAAAGTGCTCAAGCGccaaagcagcagcagcagcaacgacaACCTCCCGTCGTCCGTCCAGTTGCTTACCGTCCCGGACGCATGGACAGAGCCCGACCTGACAGCCGCGCTGCGGggcgccgacgccgtcgTGGCCTGCTTCGCACTGAGAGAGGACCCGCCACGTGCGCACCTGGTGCTCGcctctgctgccgccgccgcgggcGTCACGCGCTACATCCCTGCCGACTTTGGCAGCGTCGACTCCCGCGCGCCCCGGGCCCGCGAGCTGGTCCCGCTGTTTGGGAAAAAGGCGGCCGTCCGGGCGCTCCTGGACAGCCTGGCCGAGTCGACGCCAACCTTTTCGTGGACGAGCATCGTCTGCGGTCACTTTTTCGACTGGGGCCTGCGAGAGAACTTTTTGCACGTGGACCTCAAGGCGCGGACGCATGAGATCCTGGACCAGGGCGAGCAGAGGAGCTCGCTGTCGACGCTGGCGCAGGTCGGGAGGGCCGTCGTGGCGATCCTGAACAAGACGGACGAGACTAGGAACCGCACCGTGTTTATTCAGAGCTTCTGCGTGAGCCAGAACGACGTGCAGGCTGCTTTGGAAAAGGCGACGGGGACCACGGCCGGCGACGGAGAGGGTCAATGGAAGAAGACGTATATTCCGGCTGAGCAGTTCATTTCAGAAAAGGTGGTTCTGCGCGACGCAGGCGACAAGCAGGCCATTGAGGATCTAGTGTTTGCTTTGGGAGTCATCGACGGCGACTGGGAGAAGAAAGACGAGTTTTCGATGGATCTGCTTGGCCTGCAGCCTGAGGACCTGGACAAAGTTGTTAAGGAGGTCGTGGACGAAGTTGAGAAGCAACGCAGCCAATAG
- a CDS encoding intracellular hyphae protein 1, whose protein sequence is MLPITVVTLFAALAAAAPASVSMEKRRVEGELVVRADAAPPAVLTELSSPVASAPAAEASKAGDAAKAGDAAKAGDAAKAGDAAKGGDAKGGDAKGGDAKGGDAKGGKGGDAKGGKGGDAAKGGKGGDAAKGGKGGDAAKGGNVRGCADLKTNGPVVEHKVVQGDTLGKLTATFQSGICNIAKENNIADPDKIDVGQVLKIPTGLCTQNVDNNSCIKAAVVNPNTDEKGTCLKTGPFTRVIKKGDSFVGIAKELGLQEQAVVDVNPGVDRFNLLPEQTINLPKCK, encoded by the coding sequence ATGTTGCCCATTACTGTTGTTACTCTGTTTGcggccctcgccgccgctgcgCCCGCCTCCGTCTCCATGGAAAAGCGTCGTGTGGAGGGCGAGCTGGTCGTACGGGCGGATGCTGCCCCCCCGGCGGTGTTGACTGAGTTGTCCTCGCCCGTCGCGTCTGCTCCTGCGGCCGAGGCTTCCAAGGCAGGTGATGCGGCCAAGGCAGGTGATGCGGCCAAGGCAGGCGATGCGGCCAAGGCAGGCGATGCGGCCAAAGGAGGCGATGCCAAAGGAGGCGATGCCAAAGGAGGCGATGCCAAAGGAGGCGATGCCAAAGGAGGCAAAGGAGGCGATGCCAAAGGAGGCAAAGGAGGGGATGCGGCCAAAGGAGGCAAAGGAGGGGATGCGGCCAAAGGAGGCAAAGGAGGGGATGCAGCCAAAGGAGGCAATGTCCGCGGCTGCGCAGACCTCAAGACCAACGGGCCCGTGGTCGAGCACAAGGTGGTCCAGGGCGACACGCTGGGCAAGCTGACGGCGACGTTCCAGTCAGGCATCTGCAATATCGCCAAGGAGAACAACATCGCCGACCCGGACAAGATCGACGTCGGCCAGGTGCTCAAGATCCCCACCGGCCTCTGCACGCAAAACGTCGACAACAATTCGTGTATCAAGGCTGCAGTTGTCAACCCCAACACCGATGAAAAGGGCACCTGCCTCAAGACGGGCCCCTTCACGCGCGTCATCAAGAAGGGCGACAGCTTCGTTGGTATTGCCAAGGAGCTGGGCTTGCAGGAGCAGGCCGTGGTTGATGTTAACCCTGGCGTCGACCGCTTCAATTTGCTGCCCGAACAGACCATCAACTTGCCCAAGTGCAAATAA
- a CDS encoding protein-L-isoaspartate O-methyltransferase, which yields MAWLSGGATNKVLVENLWRNKLITTEAVKEAFLKVDRGHYSRQMPYEDSPQPIGHGATISAPHMHAMAIESLLEYIQPRPGNPAPRVLDIGSGSGYLTHVISELVGPKGTVVGVEHIPALRDLAEQNTGKSDEGKGLLASGRLKFRVGDGRKGWVEPDEDLRQEEMETVGGRGKGWDAIHVGASAVELHEELINQLRAPGRMFIPVDDSPGSERQHIWAVDKDEQGNVKRQRLIAVRYVPLRDAPGQ from the exons ATGGCCTGGCTTAGCGGAGGGGCCACAAATAAGGTCCTCGTGGAGAACCTGTGGAGGAACAAGCTCATCACGACCGAGGCGGTAAAGGAAGCTTTCTTAAAG GTCGACCGTGGACACTACTCTCGGCAGATGCCGTACGAGGACTCGCCGCAGCCCATTGGGCACGGCGCCACCATCTCGGCGCCACACATGCACGCCATGGCGATCGAGAGCCTGCTTGAGTACATACAGCCACGGCCTGGTAACCCGGCGCCCCGCGTGCTGGACATTGGGTCCGGGTCCGGCTACCTGACGCACGTGATTTCGGAGCTGGTCGGTCCCAAGGGCACCGTGGTGGGCGTCGAGCATATACCGGCGCTGCGGGACCTGGCCGAGCAGAATACGGGCAAGTCGGATGAGGGCAAGGGGCTGTTAGCATCGGGACGTCTCAAGTTTCGCGTCGGCGACGGCCGCAAGGGCTGGGTCGAGCCGGACGAGGATCTGCGccaggaggagatggagACGGTCGGCGGTAGGGGCAAGGGGTGGGATGCTATACATGTCGGGGCGAGCGCCGTCGAGTTGCACGAGGAGCTGATCAATCAGCTCCGGGCGCCCGGGAGGATGTTTATCCCGGTTGACGACTCGCCCGGCTCCGAGAGGCAGCACATATGGGCGGTGGACAAGGACGAGCAGGGCAACGTAAAGCGGCAGAGGCTGATTGCGGTGCGATATGTACCCCTCAGGGATGCGCCGGGTCAATGA
- a CDS encoding metal homeostatis protein BSD2, protein MAGGYERVNAHDEEDHNSPIQPGRIPNSPPPSFRSRESSIFGRDRNDARQKDVDTTLADAFDSADDSDDDVDDTQRLVRATPGTSQASTSAAPSSSSSQVGVSSTATRNAAAPGGQSATAQPPAPASGAAATPFRVYGAGMQSDGVFSNLSAKPERGEEKEEQPPTYEQAAADAAPPYWETTIMAPGFGGADEVYIDGMPVGSFFSFVWNGMITITFQPLIGFLLTYLLHSTHAAKNGSRGGLGITLIQYGFQFKATTGAGAGSMHTSGSSEPENYAEPPDPNAHDFDPNAVQQGGAGTGGSDISGSDWLAYVLMIVGWFILIRSLSDYIRARRHEQLVLQSPDRGLGVAIVAEGETPDRAV, encoded by the exons ATGGCTGGGGGCTACGAGAGG GTTAACGCCCACGACGAAGAAGACCACAACAGCCCGATTCAGCCGGGCAGGATACCGAATTCGCCGCCACCTTCTTTCCGATCGAGGGAATCATCGATTTTTGGACGAGACCGCAACGATGCGCGCCAAAAAGACGTAGACACAACACTGGCCGATGCATTCGACAGTGCAGACGACAGCGATGACGATGTCGACGACACCCAAAGGCTTGTCCGTGCCACTCCGGGCACCTCGCAGGCTTCAACATCTGCGGCcccgtcgtcgtcttcgtcgcAGGTCGGCGTGAGCTCGACTGCTACGAGGAATGCGGCTGCCCCAGGGGGTCAGTCGGCAACGGCACAACCTCCTGCGCCTGCATCTGGCGCGGCAGCAACGCCATTTAGGGTCTACGGTGCTGGTATGCAGTCGGATGGTGTATTCTCGAATCTATCTGCGAAGCCCGAGCGcggggaggagaaggaggaacAACCACCG ACATACGAACAAGCCGCTGCCGACGCGGCGCCGCCATATTGGGAAACAACCATCATGGCGCCAGGGTTCGGAGGTGCCGACGAGGTTTACATCGACGGGATGCCTGTTGGATCTTTCTTTTCATTCGTCTGGAACGGCATGATCACCATCACCTTTCAACCTTTGATCGGCTTCCTGCTCACTTACCTTCTGCACTCAACCCACGCGGCCAAGAACGGGTCACGCGGTGGCCTCGGCATCACTCTGATTCAGTACGGATTTCAGTTCAAAGCCACCACCGGGGCTGGTGCCGGCTCCATGCACACCAGCGGATCGTCCGAACCCGAAAATTACGCCGAACCTCCCGACCCAAATGCGCACGACTTTGACCCGAACGCTGTTCAACAGGGCGGCGCCGGAACGGGAGGCAGCGATATCAGCGGGTCTGACTGGTTGGCGTATGTGCTTATGATTGTTGGCTGGTTTATTCTCATTAGGTCTCTCAGCGACTATATTCGGGCAAGAAGACATGAGCAACTTGTTCTGCAGAGTCCCGACAGGGGCTTGGGGGTGGCTATTGTTGCTGAGGGGGAGACTCCAGATCGAGCCGTCTAG